One Anastrepha obliqua isolate idAnaObli1 chromosome 6, idAnaObli1_1.0, whole genome shotgun sequence DNA window includes the following coding sequences:
- the LOC129250297 gene encoding uncharacterized protein LOC129250297, whose protein sequence is MNTNKTNNSKQQTREEAEVTAKTASQVHELILPTAIADGNNGCGELLKNPFQRSSRLAHSPPDTGRTRSASPCMQHFGFLKAMTAEEIYQAIGDKVKELTYMMEPPKRNINQPMRDLIANITDLHKKLGRSILTPRNQAPRAANEATSAIRDKGTQTSPLIKRTTDCTPKRAIDNAAASSAKRSKTNRVEDLKNTPVKTNEQEKTGKWEVVKAKKNQKSSPQNTLKRDVKEVENNDAKSSRRRRRPPRKDAIVVKSAGNISYAEILKRVKTEPSLKELSNNIQGVKKTTKGELLLLLEKTSDPNTSRVHEAVKAALGESVDVRALTELRQVEIRDFDEITTKEEVHDAVARQLQELEIPISAILGLRKAYGGTQTATLKVTPEIATKLAEANKIRIGLVICRIREKIEPKRCFKCMEYGHVAVSCKSSADLSNTCFKCGNKDHQAKNCTQTASCIMCKKKKESDTAHAMTSSKCPQYLRALKEIRQK, encoded by the coding sequence AAAACGGCATCACAAGTGCACGAGTTAATACTCCCAACAGCTATTGCAGATGGCAATAATGGCTGCGGGGAACTCCTTAAAAACCCCTTCCAAAGGAGCTCAAGGTTGGCGCACTCGCCACCAGACACGGGAAGGACCAGATCGGCGTCACCGTGTATGCAGCACTTCGGTTTCTTGAAAgcgatgacggctgaagaaatcTACCAAGCAATTGGCGATAAGGTTAAGGAGCTAACGTATATGATGGAGCCTCCgaagcgaaatatcaatcaaCCAATGAGGGATTTGATCGCAAACATAACGGACCTCCATAAAAAGCTAGGTAGATCTATCCTTACCCCGAGGAACCAGGCCCCAAGAGCAGCGAATGAAGCAACTTCTGCTATTCGAGACAAAGGTACCCAAACATCACCACTGATCAAGCGTACCACAGATTGCACGCCAAAGAGGGCAATAGATAACGCTGCAGCAAGCTCAGCGAAAAGAAGTAAAACGAACCGTGTCGAAGACCTAAAGAATACGCCGGTTAAAACGAACGAACAAGAAAAAACAGGAAAGTGGGAGGTGGTTAAAGCTAAGAAGAATCAAAAGAGTTCTCCGCAGAATACTCTCAAACGAGACGTTAAGGAAGTAGAAAATAACGACGCCAAAAGCAGTAGAAGACGGAGAAGACCACCACGTAAGGACGCTATCGTGGTCAAAAGCGCTGGTAACATCTCATATGCCGAAATTTTGAAGCGCGTTAAGACAGAGCCAAGTCTTAAGGAGCTTAGTAACAACATACAAGGAGTCAAAAAAACTACGAAAGGAGAGTTACTGCTTCTGCTGGAAAAAACATCCGACCCAAATACCTCAAGAGTCCATGAAGCTGTTAAGGCGGCTCTAGGAGAAAGTGTAGATGTCAGGGCACTTACAGAGCTGAGGCAGGTGGAAATTCGTGACTTCGATGAAATCACGACAAAGGAAGAAGTTCACGACGCGGTAGCAAGACAACTCCAAGAGCTGGAGATACCTATCTCAGCCATTTTGGGTCTGCGAAAAGCTTACGGAGGAACGCAAACGGCGACGCTAAAAGTAACACCGGAAATCGCTACCAAGCTGGCGGAAGCTAATAAAATCCGCATAGGTCTCGTAATTTGCCGCATACGGGAAAAGATCGAGCCAAAAAGATGCTTTAAATGCATGGAATATGGGCATGTGGCAGTAAGCTGTAAAAGCTCAGCTGACCTTAGTAACACCTGCTTCAAATGTGGTAACAAGGATCACCAGGCCAAAAACTGCACACAAACAGCAAGCTGTATAATGTGCAAGAAGAAAAAGGAAAGCGATACGGCGCATGCGATGACCAGCAGTAAGTGCCCTCAATATCTGAGAGCTCTTAAAGAAATTCGGCAGAAATGA